Proteins from one Phaenicophaeus curvirostris isolate KB17595 chromosome 18, BPBGC_Pcur_1.0, whole genome shotgun sequence genomic window:
- the RIPOR3 gene encoding RIPOR family member 3 isoform X2, whose protein sequence is MSVKLTFVSPGDGGGISRSCSFTGFSTVQSRKLAEYLEAHQAELDYLSGRHKDTKRNSRLAFYYDLDKQIRSVERYIRKLEFHISKVEELYEAYCIQCRLRDGATNMKHAFSLSPSTKASRESLVELYKNFQECTEDMCFIEAALEVHLGEFHLKMKGLVGFARLCPGDQYEVFVRLGRQKWRLKGKIETDDSQTWDEEEKIFIPTLHEKFEIKVTELRGLATILVGVVTCDSINFFTTKPQAIIVDITELGTIKLQLEVLWNPFDTESLFLSPGTTAKFSVGSRKNSLYNWTPPNTPSFREKYYLSALQQRQSQGDVNDEAQPPSILSYLAACDFDMHGRSSLHNPAETSEADSFSSEDQKGTESRNTTPALDHGMLPSVITQEICAEERQHPLPNHTTLDILKKTPCVDGFPSNPSSFLNRHKGSRDSFNQTRNHCLTEQEDVSKKNLNSANDLKLDGRTKSIDKTLQEVLNLLKLHDVGQAQLEKLEYQVSSLRDKLKLKTFHHKHSSMESLMVETVLESFDFLNADCSADEVSVFGSIRTASTSTYSDNALQSLSCDMRTETRGVTTGDDNLDTLLITHLKLCKGLLQKLKSPNVAQVVQESILEEVSEQTRVLGDVLDMSVGEIIQKTKKKKHYLKMWSDLAEPGNILFASAERFRHALKYTLTLKVKEKYPGQLEAVLQRLLEQIITCDGLLPPLHLQTEPVTLFQFYSYLEKHDVLSLEKHFGKLAREVMLIEELKCPGRLKTLKKLKGKRLNKLQPLPQTLQLLGILQLDDNHRVSKAATSCLSRAAANRNFREKAVFFYTDVLATCDARLQQAACFALKNLRGVESIEQVAHLCQSETEEVRNAARETTLSFGEKGRQAFEKMDRICCELRGTIQEAEIEITVF, encoded by the exons ATGTCGGTCAAACTGACATTCGTCTCTCCTGGTGATGGCGGAGGTATCAGCCGGAGTTGTTCCTTCACTGGATTCAGCACagtgcaaagcagaaaattagc tGAATACTTGGAAGCACATCAGGCTGAATTGGATTATCTCTCTGGTCGACACAAAGACACAAAGAGGAATTCCAGATTG GCTTTCTACTATGATCTGGATAAG CAAATCCGCTCTGTGGAGAGATACATCAGAAAACTGGAGTTTCACATAAGCAAG GTAGAAGAACTCTATGAAGCTTATTGTATCCAGTGCAGACTACGAGATGGGGCCACTAATATGAAACATGCCTTTTCCTTGTCTCCTTCCACCAAAGCCTCCAGAGAGAGCCTAGTGGAGCTTTACAAGAACTTCCAAGAGTGCACAGAG GACATGTGCTTTATAGAAGCGGCCTTGGAGGTTCATCTGGGAGAGTTTCATTTGAAGATGAAAG gGTTGGTGGGCTTTGCACGTCTCTGTCCGGGGGACCAGTACGAG GTGTTTGTGCGACTGGGGCGCCAAAAATGGAGGTTGAAAGGCAAGATTGAGACTGATGACAGCCAAACATGGgatgaggaagaaaagatttttataCCTACTCTCCATGAGAAGTTTGAAATCAAG GTGACAGAGCTGCGAGGACTGGCCACTATTTTAGTTGGTGTCGTGACGTGTGACAGCATAAACTTCTTTACAACCAAGCCTCAGGCAATCATTGTGGATATAACTGAACTGGGCACCATCAAGCTACAGCTGGAGGTTCTCTGGAA CCCCTTTGATACAGAGAGTTTGTTTTTGTCACCTGGAACCACTGCCAAGTTTTCTGTGGGTAGCAGGAAGAACTCATTATACAACTGGACGCCACCAAATACTCCAAGCTTCAGAGAGAAATACTACCTG tCTGCTTTGCAACAAAGGCAGAGCCAAGGGGATGTAAATGATGAAGCTCAGCCTCCCAGCATATTGAGCTACCTGGCTGCCTGTGATTTTGACATGCATGGGAGGAGCAGTCTCCACAATCCTGCAGAGACAAGTGAGGCTGACTCGTTCAGCTCTGAGGATCAGAAAGGGACAGAATCCAGAAATACAACTCCAGCTCTAGACCATGGGATGTTGCCATCGGTGATTACTCAAGAGATTTGTGCAGAAGAGCGACAGCATCCTCTTCCAAACCACACGACTCTAGATATCCTGAAGAAGACTCCATGTGTGGATGGATTTCCAAGTAATCCATCTAGTTTTCTGAATCGTCACAAAGGTAGTAGAGATTCTTTTAACCAGACCAGAAATCACTGTCTGACAGAGCAAGAAGACGTTAGTAAGAAAAACCTGAATTCTGCAAATGACCTAAAACTAGATGGGCGTACAAAGTCAATTGATAAGACTCTCCAAGAAGTGTTAAATTTGCTGAAATTACATGATGTGGGGCAAGCCCAGCTGGAGAAATTGGAATATCAGGTTTCATCTCTGAGGGACAAATTAAAG TTAAAGACATTTCATCACAAACATTCATCTATGGAAAGTTTAATGGTGGAGACAGTGCTGGAAAGTTTTGACTTTTTAAATGCTGACTGTAGTGCTGATGAGGTCTCAGTATTTGGAAGCATAAGAACTGCCAGTACCAG CACATACAGTGACAATGCACTTCAGTCCCTGAGCTGTGACATGAGAACAGAAACAAGAGGTGTAACTACTGGTGATGACAACTTAGATACACTTTTGATAACTCATCTAAAGCTGTGCAAAGGTCTTTTACAG aaactgaagtcACCAAATGttgcccaggttgtccaggagAGCATTTTGGAAGAAGTGTCGGAGCAGACACGAGTGCTGGGTGATGTCTTGGATATGTCTGTTGGAGAAA TTATTCAGAAGACTAAAAAGAAGAAGCACTATCTGAAGATGTGGAGTGATCTTGCAGAGCCTGGCAACATCTTGTTTGCTTCAGCAGAAAGATTCCGTCATGCACTAAAATACACATTGACACtcaaagtgaaggaaaaataccCTGGTCAATTAGAAGCAG TATTGCAGAGGTTACTGGAACAGATCATCACCTGTGACGGGTTGCTCCCCCCTCTGCACCTCCAAACAGAACCAGTTACTTTATTCCAATTTTATAGCTACCTGGAGAAACATGACgttctcagcctggagaaacaCTTCGGAAAGCTTGCTAGAGAAG TGATGCTGATTGAGGAGCTAAAGTGCCCTGGGCGCCTGAAGACTCTTAAAAAGCTGAAAGGGAAGCGACTGAACAAACTCCAGCCTCTACCGCAGACTTTACAGCTACTTGGGATTTTACAGCTAGATGACAACCACCGTGTCAGCAAAGCAGCCACATCCTGCCTCTCCCGTGCAGCAGCAAACAGGAACTTCAGGGAAAAG GCTGTCTTTTTTTACACTGATGTTTTAGCTACCTGTGATGCAAGACTTCAGCAAGCTGCATGTTTCGCTCTTAAAAACCTCAGA GGCGTTGAGAGTATTGAGCAGGTTGCCCACCTGTGCCAGTCTGAAACAGAGGAAGTTAGGAATGCAGCCAGGGAGACGACGCTGTCCTTTG
- the RIPOR3 gene encoding RIPOR family member 3 isoform X1 translates to MSVKLTFVSPGDGGGISRSCSFTGFSTVQSRKLAKSLSRSSVRSRMSLRSPKAYNSLQKGAVIWDPKPLQVKKIFEALKKGLNEYLEAHQAELDYLSGRHKDTKRNSRLAFYYDLDKQIRSVERYIRKLEFHISKVEELYEAYCIQCRLRDGATNMKHAFSLSPSTKASRESLVELYKNFQECTEDMCFIEAALEVHLGEFHLKMKGLVGFARLCPGDQYEVFVRLGRQKWRLKGKIETDDSQTWDEEEKIFIPTLHEKFEIKVTELRGLATILVGVVTCDSINFFTTKPQAIIVDITELGTIKLQLEVLWNPFDTESLFLSPGTTAKFSVGSRKNSLYNWTPPNTPSFREKYYLSALQQRQSQGDVNDEAQPPSILSYLAACDFDMHGRSSLHNPAETSEADSFSSEDQKGTESRNTTPALDHGMLPSVITQEICAEERQHPLPNHTTLDILKKTPCVDGFPSNPSSFLNRHKGSRDSFNQTRNHCLTEQEDVSKKNLNSANDLKLDGRTKSIDKTLQEVLNLLKLHDVGQAQLEKLEYQVSSLRDKLKLKTFHHKHSSMESLMVETVLESFDFLNADCSADEVSVFGSIRTASTSTYSDNALQSLSCDMRTETRGVTTGDDNLDTLLITHLKLCKGLLQKLKSPNVAQVVQESILEEVSEQTRVLGDVLDMSVGEIIQKTKKKKHYLKMWSDLAEPGNILFASAERFRHALKYTLTLKVKEKYPGQLEAVLQRLLEQIITCDGLLPPLHLQTEPVTLFQFYSYLEKHDVLSLEKHFGKLAREVMLIEELKCPGRLKTLKKLKGKRLNKLQPLPQTLQLLGILQLDDNHRVSKAATSCLSRAAANRNFREKAVFFYTDVLATCDARLQQAACFALKNLRGVESIEQVAHLCQSETEEVRNAARETTLSFGEKGRQAFEKMDRICCELRGTIQEAEIEITVF, encoded by the exons ATGTCGGTCAAACTGACATTCGTCTCTCCTGGTGATGGCGGAGGTATCAGCCGGAGTTGTTCCTTCACTGGATTCAGCACagtgcaaagcagaaaattagc TAAGTCTCTCAGCCGAAGTTCAGTGAGATCAAGAATGTCACTGAGATCCCCCAAGGCTTATAATTCCCTGCAGAAGGGGGCAGTCATCTGGGATCCAAAGCCACTGCAggtgaagaaaatttttgaaGCTTTGAAGAAAGGACTTAA tGAATACTTGGAAGCACATCAGGCTGAATTGGATTATCTCTCTGGTCGACACAAAGACACAAAGAGGAATTCCAGATTG GCTTTCTACTATGATCTGGATAAG CAAATCCGCTCTGTGGAGAGATACATCAGAAAACTGGAGTTTCACATAAGCAAG GTAGAAGAACTCTATGAAGCTTATTGTATCCAGTGCAGACTACGAGATGGGGCCACTAATATGAAACATGCCTTTTCCTTGTCTCCTTCCACCAAAGCCTCCAGAGAGAGCCTAGTGGAGCTTTACAAGAACTTCCAAGAGTGCACAGAG GACATGTGCTTTATAGAAGCGGCCTTGGAGGTTCATCTGGGAGAGTTTCATTTGAAGATGAAAG gGTTGGTGGGCTTTGCACGTCTCTGTCCGGGGGACCAGTACGAG GTGTTTGTGCGACTGGGGCGCCAAAAATGGAGGTTGAAAGGCAAGATTGAGACTGATGACAGCCAAACATGGgatgaggaagaaaagatttttataCCTACTCTCCATGAGAAGTTTGAAATCAAG GTGACAGAGCTGCGAGGACTGGCCACTATTTTAGTTGGTGTCGTGACGTGTGACAGCATAAACTTCTTTACAACCAAGCCTCAGGCAATCATTGTGGATATAACTGAACTGGGCACCATCAAGCTACAGCTGGAGGTTCTCTGGAA CCCCTTTGATACAGAGAGTTTGTTTTTGTCACCTGGAACCACTGCCAAGTTTTCTGTGGGTAGCAGGAAGAACTCATTATACAACTGGACGCCACCAAATACTCCAAGCTTCAGAGAGAAATACTACCTG tCTGCTTTGCAACAAAGGCAGAGCCAAGGGGATGTAAATGATGAAGCTCAGCCTCCCAGCATATTGAGCTACCTGGCTGCCTGTGATTTTGACATGCATGGGAGGAGCAGTCTCCACAATCCTGCAGAGACAAGTGAGGCTGACTCGTTCAGCTCTGAGGATCAGAAAGGGACAGAATCCAGAAATACAACTCCAGCTCTAGACCATGGGATGTTGCCATCGGTGATTACTCAAGAGATTTGTGCAGAAGAGCGACAGCATCCTCTTCCAAACCACACGACTCTAGATATCCTGAAGAAGACTCCATGTGTGGATGGATTTCCAAGTAATCCATCTAGTTTTCTGAATCGTCACAAAGGTAGTAGAGATTCTTTTAACCAGACCAGAAATCACTGTCTGACAGAGCAAGAAGACGTTAGTAAGAAAAACCTGAATTCTGCAAATGACCTAAAACTAGATGGGCGTACAAAGTCAATTGATAAGACTCTCCAAGAAGTGTTAAATTTGCTGAAATTACATGATGTGGGGCAAGCCCAGCTGGAGAAATTGGAATATCAGGTTTCATCTCTGAGGGACAAATTAAAG TTAAAGACATTTCATCACAAACATTCATCTATGGAAAGTTTAATGGTGGAGACAGTGCTGGAAAGTTTTGACTTTTTAAATGCTGACTGTAGTGCTGATGAGGTCTCAGTATTTGGAAGCATAAGAACTGCCAGTACCAG CACATACAGTGACAATGCACTTCAGTCCCTGAGCTGTGACATGAGAACAGAAACAAGAGGTGTAACTACTGGTGATGACAACTTAGATACACTTTTGATAACTCATCTAAAGCTGTGCAAAGGTCTTTTACAG aaactgaagtcACCAAATGttgcccaggttgtccaggagAGCATTTTGGAAGAAGTGTCGGAGCAGACACGAGTGCTGGGTGATGTCTTGGATATGTCTGTTGGAGAAA TTATTCAGAAGACTAAAAAGAAGAAGCACTATCTGAAGATGTGGAGTGATCTTGCAGAGCCTGGCAACATCTTGTTTGCTTCAGCAGAAAGATTCCGTCATGCACTAAAATACACATTGACACtcaaagtgaaggaaaaataccCTGGTCAATTAGAAGCAG TATTGCAGAGGTTACTGGAACAGATCATCACCTGTGACGGGTTGCTCCCCCCTCTGCACCTCCAAACAGAACCAGTTACTTTATTCCAATTTTATAGCTACCTGGAGAAACATGACgttctcagcctggagaaacaCTTCGGAAAGCTTGCTAGAGAAG TGATGCTGATTGAGGAGCTAAAGTGCCCTGGGCGCCTGAAGACTCTTAAAAAGCTGAAAGGGAAGCGACTGAACAAACTCCAGCCTCTACCGCAGACTTTACAGCTACTTGGGATTTTACAGCTAGATGACAACCACCGTGTCAGCAAAGCAGCCACATCCTGCCTCTCCCGTGCAGCAGCAAACAGGAACTTCAGGGAAAAG GCTGTCTTTTTTTACACTGATGTTTTAGCTACCTGTGATGCAAGACTTCAGCAAGCTGCATGTTTCGCTCTTAAAAACCTCAGA GGCGTTGAGAGTATTGAGCAGGTTGCCCACCTGTGCCAGTCTGAAACAGAGGAAGTTAGGAATGCAGCCAGGGAGACGACGCTGTCCTTTG
- the RIPOR3 gene encoding RIPOR family member 3 isoform X3, which produces MKHAFSLSPSTKASRESLVELYKNFQECTEDMCFIEAALEVHLGEFHLKMKGLVGFARLCPGDQYEVFVRLGRQKWRLKGKIETDDSQTWDEEEKIFIPTLHEKFEIKVTELRGLATILVGVVTCDSINFFTTKPQAIIVDITELGTIKLQLEVLWNPFDTESLFLSPGTTAKFSVGSRKNSLYNWTPPNTPSFREKYYLSALQQRQSQGDVNDEAQPPSILSYLAACDFDMHGRSSLHNPAETSEADSFSSEDQKGTESRNTTPALDHGMLPSVITQEICAEERQHPLPNHTTLDILKKTPCVDGFPSNPSSFLNRHKGSRDSFNQTRNHCLTEQEDVSKKNLNSANDLKLDGRTKSIDKTLQEVLNLLKLHDVGQAQLEKLEYQVSSLRDKLKLKTFHHKHSSMESLMVETVLESFDFLNADCSADEVSVFGSIRTASTSTYSDNALQSLSCDMRTETRGVTTGDDNLDTLLITHLKLCKGLLQKLKSPNVAQVVQESILEEVSEQTRVLGDVLDMSVGEIIQKTKKKKHYLKMWSDLAEPGNILFASAERFRHALKYTLTLKVKEKYPGQLEAVLQRLLEQIITCDGLLPPLHLQTEPVTLFQFYSYLEKHDVLSLEKHFGKLAREVMLIEELKCPGRLKTLKKLKGKRLNKLQPLPQTLQLLGILQLDDNHRVSKAATSCLSRAAANRNFREKAVFFYTDVLATCDARLQQAACFALKNLRGVESIEQVAHLCQSETEEVRNAARETTLSFGEKGRQAFEKMDRICCELRGTIQEAEIEITVF; this is translated from the exons ATGAAACATGCCTTTTCCTTGTCTCCTTCCACCAAAGCCTCCAGAGAGAGCCTAGTGGAGCTTTACAAGAACTTCCAAGAGTGCACAGAG GACATGTGCTTTATAGAAGCGGCCTTGGAGGTTCATCTGGGAGAGTTTCATTTGAAGATGAAAG gGTTGGTGGGCTTTGCACGTCTCTGTCCGGGGGACCAGTACGAG GTGTTTGTGCGACTGGGGCGCCAAAAATGGAGGTTGAAAGGCAAGATTGAGACTGATGACAGCCAAACATGGgatgaggaagaaaagatttttataCCTACTCTCCATGAGAAGTTTGAAATCAAG GTGACAGAGCTGCGAGGACTGGCCACTATTTTAGTTGGTGTCGTGACGTGTGACAGCATAAACTTCTTTACAACCAAGCCTCAGGCAATCATTGTGGATATAACTGAACTGGGCACCATCAAGCTACAGCTGGAGGTTCTCTGGAA CCCCTTTGATACAGAGAGTTTGTTTTTGTCACCTGGAACCACTGCCAAGTTTTCTGTGGGTAGCAGGAAGAACTCATTATACAACTGGACGCCACCAAATACTCCAAGCTTCAGAGAGAAATACTACCTG tCTGCTTTGCAACAAAGGCAGAGCCAAGGGGATGTAAATGATGAAGCTCAGCCTCCCAGCATATTGAGCTACCTGGCTGCCTGTGATTTTGACATGCATGGGAGGAGCAGTCTCCACAATCCTGCAGAGACAAGTGAGGCTGACTCGTTCAGCTCTGAGGATCAGAAAGGGACAGAATCCAGAAATACAACTCCAGCTCTAGACCATGGGATGTTGCCATCGGTGATTACTCAAGAGATTTGTGCAGAAGAGCGACAGCATCCTCTTCCAAACCACACGACTCTAGATATCCTGAAGAAGACTCCATGTGTGGATGGATTTCCAAGTAATCCATCTAGTTTTCTGAATCGTCACAAAGGTAGTAGAGATTCTTTTAACCAGACCAGAAATCACTGTCTGACAGAGCAAGAAGACGTTAGTAAGAAAAACCTGAATTCTGCAAATGACCTAAAACTAGATGGGCGTACAAAGTCAATTGATAAGACTCTCCAAGAAGTGTTAAATTTGCTGAAATTACATGATGTGGGGCAAGCCCAGCTGGAGAAATTGGAATATCAGGTTTCATCTCTGAGGGACAAATTAAAG TTAAAGACATTTCATCACAAACATTCATCTATGGAAAGTTTAATGGTGGAGACAGTGCTGGAAAGTTTTGACTTTTTAAATGCTGACTGTAGTGCTGATGAGGTCTCAGTATTTGGAAGCATAAGAACTGCCAGTACCAG CACATACAGTGACAATGCACTTCAGTCCCTGAGCTGTGACATGAGAACAGAAACAAGAGGTGTAACTACTGGTGATGACAACTTAGATACACTTTTGATAACTCATCTAAAGCTGTGCAAAGGTCTTTTACAG aaactgaagtcACCAAATGttgcccaggttgtccaggagAGCATTTTGGAAGAAGTGTCGGAGCAGACACGAGTGCTGGGTGATGTCTTGGATATGTCTGTTGGAGAAA TTATTCAGAAGACTAAAAAGAAGAAGCACTATCTGAAGATGTGGAGTGATCTTGCAGAGCCTGGCAACATCTTGTTTGCTTCAGCAGAAAGATTCCGTCATGCACTAAAATACACATTGACACtcaaagtgaaggaaaaataccCTGGTCAATTAGAAGCAG TATTGCAGAGGTTACTGGAACAGATCATCACCTGTGACGGGTTGCTCCCCCCTCTGCACCTCCAAACAGAACCAGTTACTTTATTCCAATTTTATAGCTACCTGGAGAAACATGACgttctcagcctggagaaacaCTTCGGAAAGCTTGCTAGAGAAG TGATGCTGATTGAGGAGCTAAAGTGCCCTGGGCGCCTGAAGACTCTTAAAAAGCTGAAAGGGAAGCGACTGAACAAACTCCAGCCTCTACCGCAGACTTTACAGCTACTTGGGATTTTACAGCTAGATGACAACCACCGTGTCAGCAAAGCAGCCACATCCTGCCTCTCCCGTGCAGCAGCAAACAGGAACTTCAGGGAAAAG GCTGTCTTTTTTTACACTGATGTTTTAGCTACCTGTGATGCAAGACTTCAGCAAGCTGCATGTTTCGCTCTTAAAAACCTCAGA GGCGTTGAGAGTATTGAGCAGGTTGCCCACCTGTGCCAGTCTGAAACAGAGGAAGTTAGGAATGCAGCCAGGGAGACGACGCTGTCCTTTG